Genomic window (Dyadobacter fanqingshengii):
GTGATCGTGGGCCATCCGGGCGAAACGCAGCAGCTGTTTGAAGAAAGTTACCAGTTTTTAAATGCGCTGAATGTTTCTTATTTACATGTGTTTACGTACTCGGAAAGGGAAAATACAGCCGCTTTGAACATCAGGCCCATTGTTGCCAAAAATGTAAGAGCGGACCGTTCCAAAATGCTTCATATCCTTTCCGAGAAGAAGAAACGGTTCTTTTACGAGCAGCAAGTTGACAAGCAGGGAATCGTTTTGTTTGAAGACGAGATTCAGAACGGTCAGATGCTTGGCTTTACCGACAATTATGTGCGTGTGGCTGTGAAATACGACCCGCTGTTGATCAATGAAACGAAAGCAATTAGATACGATCACATCAATGATTCAGGGTTAATGGAAGTGACCGAGCTTGAAGTGGAGGTTTTTCATTCCTGAAAATAAATCGTTTTAAACAGCAAAAGCCCGGAACATTCCGGGCTTTGCTTTTATATAACGTTGAGAAAAATTACGCTTCTATAAGAAACTCATCGTGCTGACTGATATCCAATCCAGCTTTCTCATCCAATTCAGAAACACGAAGTGGCAAGATAAGATCCGTGATTTTAAGCAGCAGCAATGAGCCACCGAATGCGAAAACAGACACGCCTACCAAAGCAATTACGTGGTTAATGAATAATGTTGTTTCGCCGAAAGCAAGACCTTGATCCGTAACGAGTGAGTTGACACCGCTTGTTGCAAATACACCGGTCATCAACATACCAACCATACCGCCTACACCGTGGCAAGGAAATACATCCAATGTATCATCCAATGTAGAACGAGTGCGCAGGTGAGCAACATAGTTACTGATCACAGCAGCGATTGTTCCGATGAAAAGGGAAGCAGGAACGGTTACGAAACCAGCAGCAGGCGTGATAGCCACAAGACCTACAACCGCACCGATACAGAAACCAAGTGCTGACACTTTTTTGCCTCTTGCAACATCAAACAAAACCCATGAAAGACCAGCGGCACCAGCAGCAGTGTTAGTAGTAGCGAAAGCAGAAACTGCCAGAGGAGAAGCTGAAAGCGCAGAACCTGCGTTGAAACCGAACCAACCGAACCAAAGCAAACCTGTTCCCAAAAGAACAAAAGGAATATTTGCAGGAGGCAAAACGTGATCTTCTGTTAGCGACTTGCGTCTTTTCAGATAAAGCGCACCGGCCAAAGCAGCCCAGCCAGCAGACATGTGAACAACCGTTCCACCTGCGAAGTCAAGCACACCCATTTTGAAAAGGATACCATCCGCATGCCACGTCATGTGAGCCAATGGAGAATAAATGAATACACAGAACAGGATGATGAACAATACGTAAGAACGGAAGTTGATACGCTCAGCCATAGAACCCGTTACAAGTGCAGGTGTGATTACCGCGAACTTCATCTGGAACATGGCGAAAAGAGCGAAAGGAATCGTTCCCCAAACCGGTCCGTCCAACACGCCTTTGAACATGAAGTGCGTCATTGGGTTACCAACAAATCCGCCAAGGTCATCACCGAATGCAAGGCTAAAACCCACAACAACCCAAAGGACACTGATAACGCCCATTGCGATGAAGCTTTGAAGCATTGTCGAGATAACGTTTTTGTTATTCACCATTCCGCCGTAAAAGTAGGCCAGACCCGGCGTCATAAGCAAAACCAGGGCAGCAGACACAAGCAACCAGGCGGTGTCACCGGAATTAATGCCTTCCGTTACGATCTGAGTCGGAACATTGGGGATGAAGGCACCGAGGATACTGATTACGAGCAGGATAATCAGTGGAATGTAATTACGTTTTTCCATTGTAGTAAATAGTTATTATAGGTAGATTAAGAAGGTATATGATTGAATTAGAATTTGTAAATAAATGCTAGGCCGAAAGTTGTCTGGCTGTTTTTAGTCCATTCACCATCAGAATCTTCAAATTGCTGTACTTCGCCTGCACCGCTTACTTTTGGATAGGCATCCAGACGGAACTCAGGTTTAACCAGGATGTGTCCGTCGGCAAGGCTGATGTTACCTGTCAAAGTGATTGAGTTAACGCTCGTTCCCATGCCATCTGGTGTCAGCAAACCGCGAACGCCGCTGTCATTGTTAAAGTACTCGTAACGCGCACCGATTGCGAAATTGTCCGTTAATGCTGTGTTGGCATAAACAGCTACACCGCCCCAGGTTTCTGTGTCAGCAGGCCCGCCGTAACCTTGATAATCTCCTTTTTGGCTTCCGTATGCAGCATTCAATCCAAGCAGGAATTTCTCAGTGATCTGGAAACTTGTAGTAAGGTCAAAAACCTGATAGAATGCAGACGGCTCTTTGAAAGTAACTGTATCCGGATTTGCTTCGTTGCTTCCGATATAGTTCACATATACATTCCAGTTTGCGACTGGCTGAAAGTAAAGCTGGCTGATAATGCCTTTTTTCCGGTTGTTATCTCCTAATCCGTCAACATTGTTTACAACACCCACCATTAAAGAGGCTTTGTCTGAAAAAGCATAAGTTGCTTTCAAACCAGCGTGGTAGAATGGGCCGTTGTTGAATAAGTTTGAAAGAGAGTAGTTGAAGTTGGCCGGTGCGTCGATCACTTCGTATCCGATGTTCGTTCCGAATTGCCCGGCGGTCATCGAAAACTTGTCTGTGAATTTGTAAGTAAAATAAGCTTGCTTGATAGCCAGTGCGGTGCTAAACAATGCATTTCCGTAGTTACCCATATTGGCGTTAGGACCAAATGTCAAGTCAACCACAGCTTCGGACTTTGCATTGGTATAAGCCACTTTTGTCTGAACCAGGCCCAGAGAAAATTGACCTGAACGCTGATCGAACACGCGTGCATTGCTTCCACCCATGTTAGAACGTGAAGCGGGTTTGTTGAAATTAGCCATGTAATAAGAATCCAGATAGCCTGAGAATGCAAATGCACCTTTAGCGTCATCCTCGTCCTTCGCCTCAGTAACCACTATCGTATCCGCTTTGGCGGCTTTTTTATCCTCATCTGACTTTGCAAAACCCAAAAAAGGAACCATCAAAGATAATACTGTGCAATAGACTTTTTTCATAATTATATTCTGTTTAAGTTAATACTACTCTCCGGCTGAATTCCTGGATCAAATATTGTACATAAATTGTATTAATCAAATATCCTAACCAAAATTTATACAAAAAAACACAATTATCATTTTTTTTTACTCTTTTTTATTGTTTTATAAACATAAATACACGGTTTTCACATTTTTGAGAAATATATTTAAATTCTGTATAAATGGTTATATACAAAATTTTATACATTAGCCGGACACAGAGTTATTAAGAAATTTTATTATTATAATGACATTTGCAACGGTAGGGCACAAAAAAAAGCCCCGCTAGTTGCGGGGCTTCAAACCGGGCTCTCGATGGAGCCTTAAAATCTTATATGGTTAGCCGGGTTTATTCACCGTGCATCCATGCTTTCTTAGCAAGTAATGTATCTTCTTCCTCTTCATTGTCAGGATCCGGAACACAGCAATCGACAGGGCAAACCGCCGCACATTGAGGCTCTTCATGGAAACCTACGCACTCTGTACATTTATCTGAAACAATATAATAGAATTCATCAGAAACCGGCGACTGTTTTTCTTTACCGCTTACCACGGTGCCATCACCAAAATCCACCTCATCCAGACTCGTACCATCTCCCCAGGTCCATTCTACACCTCCTTCATAAATTGCTGTATTAGGGCACTCTGGCTCGCACGCCCCACAATTTATGCATTCATCGGTTATCATTATAGCCATATCGCCGGATTGTTTATATTTGTTGCTATTTCTTCTGTTTAGAGTAACAAATATAACTATTTATAGTTTCCCAACAATCAGAAAAATAAAAACGAATACCTTAATTTAACTTTTCAGCGTTCAGTTAGAATGATATCGAGAATCCAGCGGATAAATGCATTTATAAATCTTGGAAAATTCATCACAAACCCTCAAAACGAACCGGTAATTGAAGAATGGATCGCCCGCGCCAATAGCAAAAACAACTGGTTTACTCCCGAAAATGTAGCGCGGTCGCTCAATGCACTTGCCCATCAATTTTTAAATGCAGATAAGCTAAACGCGTGGGTCGCGCGATATCCTGAATCTGCTTCTTCTCAAAAAATAGGCGTTGTTATGGCTGGAAATATTCCGGCTGTCGGATTTCACGACGCGTTATCTGTCATCATCAGCGGTCATATATTATTGGCAAAACCAAGTTCAGATGACCAGATGCTCATTCATTCCCTGCTCGGCACCCTTGTGGAACTGGAACCCGGGCTTAGCGAGCACATTCGTTTCGTGGAACGCCTGAATGAGGCAGACGCGTACATTGCCACCGGAAGCGACAATACGGCGCGTTATTTTCATTATTATTTTGCCAAAAAACCAAACATTATCCGCAAAAACCGGACGTCCGTTGCCGTGCTGACGGGCCATGAAAGCAGTGAAGAATTAGCCGCACTCGGCCGCGATGCATTACAGTATTTCGGGCTTGGA
Coding sequences:
- a CDS encoding acyl-CoA reductase; this translates as MISRIQRINAFINLGKFITNPQNEPVIEEWIARANSKNNWFTPENVARSLNALAHQFLNADKLNAWVARYPESASSQKIGVVMAGNIPAVGFHDALSVIISGHILLAKPSSDDQMLIHSLLGTLVELEPGLSEHIRFVERLNEADAYIATGSDNTARYFHYYFAKKPNIIRKNRTSVAVLTGHESSEELAALGRDALQYFGLGCRNVSKLFVPAGYDFTKFYESIQDLDKTYLHHHKYFNNYEYNKSIFLVNRVPHYDNGFLLLTESKALVSAISVLHYETYESISDIEAPLKEQAEKIQCVVTNADIDLPGLIPFGKTQEPGLTDYADAVDTMAFLAEF
- a CDS encoding ammonium transporter translates to MEKRNYIPLIILLVISILGAFIPNVPTQIVTEGINSGDTAWLLVSAALVLLMTPGLAYFYGGMVNNKNVISTMLQSFIAMGVISVLWVVVGFSLAFGDDLGGFVGNPMTHFMFKGVLDGPVWGTIPFALFAMFQMKFAVITPALVTGSMAERINFRSYVLFIILFCVFIYSPLAHMTWHADGILFKMGVLDFAGGTVVHMSAGWAALAGALYLKRRKSLTEDHVLPPANIPFVLLGTGLLWFGWFGFNAGSALSASPLAVSAFATTNTAAGAAGLSWVLFDVARGKKVSALGFCIGAVVGLVAITPAAGFVTVPASLFIGTIAAVISNYVAHLRTRSTLDDTLDVFPCHGVGGMVGMLMTGVFATSGVNSLVTDQGLAFGETTLFINHVIALVGVSVFAFGGSLLLLKITDLILPLRVSELDEKAGLDISQHDEFLIEA
- a CDS encoding 4Fe-4S binding protein is translated as MAIMITDECINCGACEPECPNTAIYEGGVEWTWGDGTSLDEVDFGDGTVVSGKEKQSPVSDEFYYIVSDKCTECVGFHEEPQCAAVCPVDCCVPDPDNEEEEDTLLAKKAWMHGE
- a CDS encoding porin, whose product is MKKVYCTVLSLMVPFLGFAKSDEDKKAAKADTIVVTEAKDEDDAKGAFAFSGYLDSYYMANFNKPASRSNMGGSNARVFDQRSGQFSLGLVQTKVAYTNAKSEAVVDLTFGPNANMGNYGNALFSTALAIKQAYFTYKFTDKFSMTAGQFGTNIGYEVIDAPANFNYSLSNLFNNGPFYHAGLKATYAFSDKASLMVGVVNNVDGLGDNNRKKGIISQLYFQPVANWNVYVNYIGSNEANPDTVTFKEPSAFYQVFDLTTSFQITEKFLLGLNAAYGSQKGDYQGYGGPADTETWGGVAVYANTALTDNFAIGARYEYFNNDSGVRGLLTPDGMGTSVNSITLTGNISLADGHILVKPEFRLDAYPKVSGAGEVQQFEDSDGEWTKNSQTTFGLAFIYKF